The Ananas comosus cultivar F153 linkage group 7, ASM154086v1, whole genome shotgun sequence genome has a window encoding:
- the LOC109713322 gene encoding Fanconi anemia group D2 protein homolog isoform X3, whose product MVLLQRVAPPNPRKRPAPSLHPQPHPNPQRSSSLTANPKSTPISREEGEEEEEGEDRSIGTMISLLADAGCTIRGPLDGPPSLPSDPHKLRRALESRLSSAPSLRSEFLSGFSSYVRSPSNLRRVLIPASRGPFGGDSLVRLLLHVAPIQLELQELLLEKLPEYFDAAAANNLPLNDDVARLIINQFRWLDFLVNPEGFSDKLMDVLSVSPPQLKKEIIGSLPEIIGDQSHGKVVSALEHVLMEDSEVIVPVLDSFSNLNLDEQLQEQAVTIALSCIRTVDAEHMPHLLRFLLLSATPANVKRIVSQIREQLKFVGSVDSHASQNKKLKGISFANSAEASILEALRLGLRFKNILCEAILKELKSIDQPQEHKAIDVWFLMLIYMNGGTLLKSAEKVLKKKVTEGCFREALFDQCIHGHRELVMDHFSSFLSVSEYLLTCKEKEARDFGTHLFTALFEEFSDTYSRQEVLGALVTRIGSGVDHEVSSALKTMILLTSKYSKELIPFSSHINGILDYLEGFHEDNIRKVYEIFSHLALSARSIPGSSSSSIANELLMIVRKQVSNPDMKYRKMGIIGTLKIVGTLGDANVAAHFSSSQRSDCEEALELLKMSLDSCKLAALPLILLYDELIALLECSTLQPEIIEWVGTQVGEFESLFLADLEGGRLPLKHSSNDVEVSGELWMNLDGELSPICLNILPLVSSPVQKCSNSLQILPSQFSLLSLIERLTSQGSLGGIDALLGCPLHLPSVKYLIGTSWKKLTGQQRQIVCFSLYYAINWIRELLNAFSTQIADRIDSVTPTAREEIAAKLFKRLRNLIFLDDLLNSILKIHPQSLPELYYPVEHSGSAVVDKNNHSKQTEKDKVHSTSSNSKQKHKKHPTPADKSGSNDKLRQPTILDAFKRAGVILGEEILNASSPEPSSSERTCERDATDSNELGLIEISAAATNLESERFKCRPLLPVCLFLLTFSQRRDSCCSDPNAELPLHLYLLRDLHNKLDFLNPTTKQFLPACPKTSTCCRMTACEFLRKIRPFFASLKKHLDCALTMLRDGCESYHDHWKSNCSSAGNPDVPYMVFSGSSVATSVFREVLCCYRKLLSLPDLFLQENLPILKDMLAAFQPIEKFDDFLSGIKPALTPQDISYLYCGVFSLFEGITDTVCPSFLLASEVLVTMQSIVNSISMLVEKSPDGNVKNIQARSYQRILPFLRNRLEFSARKLLMHDLGSEDNENELKAKGDLIQKTLQVYLKNSESALNLLDELACSVLPQVPSCRAKSTQEACHDFPTLCPTMFVAWYRVLHEENLSILSKIVKDIISRYRLNSERETAEEVLMKLHKSVKVVVSLVNMCKAHDKVAVHAMAVKYGGKFVDIFLKAFDFLQSHFVAHTDSIIQMVKELQKATRIIQTLCSEAKGSKRIMITSKIPSTKRSMERFLFHVKALLHNPSSGSTFWMGNLKHKDLYGQVLSSQVYNNGDDAIDEAESQMEADP is encoded by the exons ATGGTTCTTCTCCAACGCGTCGCCCCACCAAACCCTCGCAAGAGACCCGCTCCCTCTCTCCATCCCCAACCCCATCCCAATCCCCAACGCTCCTCCTCTCTCACCGCAAACCCCAAATCCACGCCGATCTCAAGAGAGgagggcgaagaagaagaagaaggagaagatcgcAGCATCGGCACCATGATCTCGCTCCTGGCCGACGCCGGGTGCACCATCCGCGGCCCCCTCGACGGCCCCCCCTCCCTCCCCTCCGACCCCCACAAGCTCCGCCGAGCCCTCGAGAGCCGCCTCTCCTCCGCCCCCTCCCTCCGATCCGAGTTCCTCTCCGGTTTCTCATCCTACGTCCGCTCCCCGTCCAATCTTCGAAG GGTTCTAATTCCGGCATCCAGGGGCCCATTCGGAGGTGATAGCCTGGTGAGGCTCCTCTTACATGTGGCGCCGATCCAGCTTGAACTCCAGGAGCTGCTTCTCGAGAAGCTTCCTGAGTACTTTGACGCTGCTGCTGCGAATAACTTGCCTTTGAATGATGATGTGGCCAGGCTAATAATTAACCAATTCCGATGGCTCGATTTCCTCGTCAATCCAGAGGGTTTTTCAGACAAACTGATGGACGTCCTCTCTGTCTCCCCTCCTCAGCTCAAGAAGGAGATCATCGGCTCGCTTCCTGAGATCATCGGTGACCAGAGCCACGGCAAGGTGGTCTCCGCACTGGAGCACGTGCTGATGGAGGATTCAGAGGTCATTGTTCCGGTTCTTGATTCTTTCTCTAATCTAAATCTCGACGAACAATTACAAGAGCAG GCCGTCACCATAGCTTTATCTTGCATCAGAACAGTTGATGCGGAGCACATGCCGCATTTGCTTAGATTTCTGCTACTCTCTGCAACACCAGCGAATGTCAAGAGGATTGTCTCACAAATTCGGGAACAACTAAAATTTGTTGGGTCGGTTGATTCTCATGCTTCTcagaataaaaaattgaaaggcATATCCTTTGCAAATTCTGCTGAGGCTTCAATACTTGAGGCTTTGAGATTGGGCCTTCGATTTAAAAAT ATACTCTGTGAGGCTATTTTGAAAGAGCTGAAGTCTATTGATCAGCCACAAGAACACAAGGCAATTGATGTTTGGTTTCTCATGCTCATCTACATGAATGGAGGCACTCTCCTGAAGAGTGCAGAAAAAGTGTTGAAAAAGAAAGTGACTGAGGGATGCTTTCGAGAAGCACTGTTTGATCAATGTATCCATGGGCACCGGGAATTGGTAATG GACCATTTCTCCTCATTTCTTTCGGTTAGCGAGTACTTATTGACATGCAAGGAGAAAGAAGCTAGAGATTTTGGAACCCATTTATTCACAGCATTATTTGAAGAGTTCAGCGATACTTATTCAAGGCAAGAG GTCCTTGGTGCACTAGTCACTCGTATTGGTTCTGGAGTTGATCACGAAGTGAGTTCTGCTCTGAAGACTATGATTTTGCTGACATCAAAGTACTCAAAAGAGCTTATTCCTTTTTCCTCCCATATAAATG GTATCTTAGACTACTTAGAAGGGTTTCATGAAGATAATATTCGCAAG GTCTACgaaattttctctcatttggCATTGTCCGCTCGTTCCATCCCTGGCTCTAGTAGCTCTTCAATTGCAAATGAACTTTTGATGATTGTGAGAAAGCAG GTTAGCAATCCAGATATGAAGTACCGGAAAATGGGAATAATTGGAACTTTAAAGATAGTTGGCACACTTGGGGATGCAAATGTCGCTGCTCATTTCTCATCATCTCAG AGATCAGATTGTGAAGAGGCTCTAGAACTGTTAAAGATGTCATTAGACTCATGCAAGCTGGCGGCGTTGCCCTTAATCCTGCTATATGATGAATTAATTGCTTTGTTGGAGTGCAGTACTCTTCAGCCTGAAATTATAGAGTG GGTGGGTACTCAAGTGGGGGAATTTGAGAGCCTTTTCCTAGCTGATTTAGAAGGAGGTCGGCTACCTCTTAAGCACTCATCCAATGATGTAGAAG TTTCAGGAGAACTTTGGATGAATTTGGATGGCGAGCTTTCTCCTATATGTCTCAATATTCTGCCTTTAGTGTCCTCTCCTGTTCAAAA ATGTTCAAATTCTTTGCAAATTCTTCCTTCCCAATTTTCATTGTTATCTCTT ATTGAAAGATTGACAAGTCAAGGTTCTCTTGGTGGAATAGATGCTCTACTTGGTTGTCCGCTTCATCTTCCTTCTGTGAAG TACCTGATTGGAACTAGCTGGAAAAAGTTGACAGGACAGCAAAGACAGATTGTTTGCTTCTCATTGTATTATGCAATCAACTGGATAAGGGAGTTG CTTAATGCCTTCAGCACACAAATTGCTGATAGAATTGACTCTGTAACTCCGACAGCAAGGGAAGAGATAGCTGCAAAACTTTTTAAACGTTTAAGAAATCTAAT CTTCCTGGACGATTTATTAAATTCCATCCTCAAAATTCATCCTCAAAGTCTACCTGAGCTCTACTACCCCGTGGAACACTCTGGATCAGCTGTTGTAGACAAGAATAATCATTCAAAGCAAACAGAAAAGGATAAGGTACATAGCACCTCTTCAAACAGcaaacaaaaacataaaaagcACCCAACACCTGCGGATAAATCAGGCTCAAATGACAAGCTCAGGCAGCCCACAATTTTGGATGCATTTAAAAGAGCTGGAGTAATATTGGGCGAAGAAATCTTGAATGCAAGTTCTCCAGAACCATCATCGAGTGAGAGAACATGCGAACGTGATGCCACTGACTCTAATGAACTTGGCCTTATAGAAATATCAGCTGCAGCAACAAATCTGGAATCAGAAAGATTCAAATGCAGACCTCTACTCCCTGTTTGCTTGTTCTTATTGACCTTTTCTCAG AGACGAGACTCATGTTGTTCGGATCCTAATGCTGAG CTGCCATTGCATCTGTACCTTCTTCGAGATTTACACAACAAATTGGATTTTTTGAATCCTACAACCAAACAATTTCTGCCTGCTTGCCCAAAGACTTCTACTTGCTGCAGAATGACTGCATGCGAATTCCTAAGAAAAATTAGACCCTTCTTCGCAAGCCTAAAGAAACATTTAGATTGTGCACTGACTATGCTCAGAGATG GATGTGAAAGTTACCATGATCATTGGAAGTCTAATTGCTCTTCTGCTGGAAATCCAGATGTACCATATATGGTTTTTTCAGGATCTTCAGTTGCTACCTCTGTGTTTCGGGAAGTTCTTTGCTGCTACAGAAAG TTGCTTAGCCTTCCAGACCTTTTCCTTCAGGAAAACTTACCGATTCTCAAGGACATGCTAGCAGCTTTCCAGCCGATTGAGAAATTTGATGATTTCTTGTCAGGGATTAAACCAGCTCTCACGCCTCAAGACATCAGTTATTTATACTGTGGTGTATTTTCTTTGTTTGAGGGCATTACTGATACAG TATGCCCCTCTTTTTTGTTAGCATCAGAAGTGTTAGTCACTATGCAGTCCATTGTGAACTCGATTTCCATGCTAGTTGAAAAGTCTCCAGACGGAAATGTGAAGAACATACAAGCAAGATCATATCAGAGAATCCTTCCATTCCTAAGAAATAGGCTTGAGTTTTCTGCTCGTAAACTGTTAATGCATGATCTTGGTAGTGAGGATAATGAAAACGAATTGAAGGCTAAG GGTGATCTCATACAGAAAACACTGCAAGTATACCTCAAAAATAGTGAATCCGCTTTAAATCTACTTGATGAGCTAGCTTGTTCTGTATTGCCTCAG GTTCCTTCATGCAGGGCTAAAAGCACACAAGAAGCTTGCCATGATTTTCCAACTTTGTGCCCTACCATGTTTGTTGCATGGTACCGTGTACTA CACGAAGAGAATCTCAGTATTTTAAGCAAGATA GTCAAGGATATTATTTCAAGGTACAGATTAAACTCAGAAAGAGAAACTGCAGAAGAAGTGCTGATGAAACTCCACAAATCAGTAAAAGTTGTCGTATCTCTAGTAAATATGTGCAAAGCTCATGACAAG GTTGCTGTGCATGCTATGGCAGTCAAATATGGAGGAAAATTTGTGGATATTTTCCTTAAAG CCTTTGACTTCTTACAATCACACTTTGTGGCACACACTGACAGTATAATTCAAATG GTCAAAGAACTTCAGAAGGCAACAAGgataatacaaactctatgttCTGAGGCTAAG GGATCAAAACGAATAATGATCACAAGCAAGATTCCTTCTACGAAGAGGTCCATGGAGCGCTTCTTGTTCCATGTCAAAGCTCTTCTTCACAATCCGTCTAGCGGCAGTACATTTTGGATGG GGAATCTGAAGCACAAGGACTTGTATGGTCAGGTGTTGAGTTCGCAAGTGTACAACAATGGAGATGATGCCATTGACGAAGCAGAGAGTCAAATGGAGGCTGATCCTTAG